The genomic window AGTAGCTGTTCAGGGTGAGGGGGCAGCCGAGCAAATTACCGCTGCTATTAATTTTTTCAACAATCTAGACCATGATTCTAAAATTCCAAAACCGGATTTATTGATCGTCGCGCGTGGTGGTGGCTCAATAGAGGATCTGTGGGCATTTAATGAGGAAATAGTGGTACGGGCTGCGGCGAATTCCTCTATCCCACTTATTTCCGCCGTCGGTCATGAAACCGATACTACTTTAATAGATTACGTCTCTGACCGTCGCGCGCCAACACCAACAGCAGCGGCGGAAATAGCCGTTCCGGTACGTTCCGAGCTTATTTTAGGCATAAAACAGTTGTCGCTGCGTGGTGATAGCGCTATATCACGCCTTATTACTCAAAGAAGTGAAAAATTAAATGGCATGGCAAGAGGCTTGCCCAAGCCAATGCAGCTATTACAAGCCGCTACTCAAAGGCTGGACGATTGGTCGGAAAGGCTTGTTTCTTCCCTTCCGACTTTGCTTACCATAAAGCAACAAAAATTAACTTTAATGTCGGCGCATCTGCGTCCACATATTTTAATAAATGATATAAATAATAGGCAAGAAAAGCTGGTTTCTCTGCACAAAACCCTTGAGTTTTTTACTAAGCGTAATCTTGATACAAAAAAAGATAAGCTGTTCTCAATAGAGCGTGCTTTACGTCCTATAACCTTAGTAAACGATATTAAAAAATATAATAAACAGCTAAATGATTTAAGTGATAGATTATATAGTTCAACGGTTCGTAAACTGGATTATACTGCGAGAAAACTAGAAAATTCTGGTAGTCTATTAGAAAGCGTAAACTATAAAAAAGTTCTGGCACGTGGTTTCGCTCTAGTAAAAAATGACGAGGGAAACTTAGTAATGACAGCTAAAGAAGCAAAAAATAGTAAAAAATTACAGATAGTTTTTGCTGATGATTCTTTATCAGTTTCCAAAGTTTAATATTTTACTTTGAAATAACCATAATATCGCTAGAACCCTAAATTTAGGAATACTACATCACAATTTTTATCTAGTTTAGTAGTATCGTATACGGCATTGGGTGCGGGCTTTGATTGTGGATTGGTACATCCATCAAGTTGCCAGTCACTTAATACCTGTATATTTCCTGAAGCTGGCTTCCCATCATCGTATTTTTTATCGAATGAGAACATTTCAGCCGGAGTTAGTAATTGAGGAGAGCCATAACCAAAGCTGCGAGTTGACACCATCATATGCTGGTTACGGAATCGCTGGTAAAGCTCAAATCCATTCCAGCTATCGACATTTGTATGTTCAAGATACCATGTATTATCAGAACCAGCTATCGCAGGCATTGATGTAGAATCATATGCTGGACTTCCGTTTGATGCTTGCGTTCCTCTATAGAAACCTTTTATCAAATTCGCGGCCGCTAGCTGCTGCCATACAGTAAATACTTCATCAATTATTCCATTGCCGTTACCATTACAGGTGCTATTTGTTTGTGGGCTTGCGGTAGGAGCCGGACATCCCGCCGGATTAGTTCCAAAATAGCTGGTAGCGTCTGGCAAATCACCAGGAAGGTAATTATATTTAAGCTTAAACGTATTTATAGCGGCTACAATATCTTCTTTTTGCTTATATATAGCTCTCAACTCGGCAGCTTTTATTAGATAATTGCCAACTAATACTCCACTAATAATAAGGCCAATAATTACCAAAACTATGGAAAGTTCTATTAAGGTGAAGCCTTTGCTAGGGTTACGGTATTGTCTCATAAAAATATTCATGCAATTTTAGTTCAATTTACACGAATCTATATATGGTTTATTAATATTGTTTTAATATTTTTCTCATTCTTTTGGCCAGCGTTTATGTACCCAAAACCATTGTTCCGGATACTCTCTTATCCACTCCTCCAGTGTTTCATTAATCTTTAGCATAATATTACGTGCGTCTTTTTCTTTATCACCAGTTTTGTTATATTCAATAGGTTTGTATATCGTAACCTCAAAATTAGCGCCACCCATGCGGATTGCTCGCGCTGGTATT from Rickettsiales bacterium includes these protein-coding regions:
- the xseA gene encoding exodeoxyribonuclease VII large subunit; translated protein: MPETIPDIGHNQIVYSVSEISSSIKNMVEDRFGRVCLRGEISGWKVASSGHVYFSLKDSSAVINAICWRGVAGKFNFKPEDGLEVVASGKVTTYAGRSSYQIIVDSMRPSGVGALMALLEKRKAELEKEGLFAPERKKKLPYLPQVIGVITSPTGAVIRDILHRISERFPLRVLVFPVAVQGEGAAEQITAAINFFNNLDHDSKIPKPDLLIVARGGGSIEDLWAFNEEIVVRAAANSSIPLISAVGHETDTTLIDYVSDRRAPTPTAAAEIAVPVRSELILGIKQLSLRGDSAISRLITQRSEKLNGMARGLPKPMQLLQAATQRLDDWSERLVSSLPTLLTIKQQKLTLMSAHLRPHILINDINNRQEKLVSLHKTLEFFTKRNLDTKKDKLFSIERALRPITLVNDIKKYNKQLNDLSDRLYSSTVRKLDYTARKLENSGSLLESVNYKKVLARGFALVKNDEGNLVMTAKEAKNSKKLQIVFADDSLSVSKV
- a CDS encoding prepilin-type N-terminal cleavage/methylation domain-containing protein; translation: MRQYRNPSKGFTLIELSIVLVIIGLIISGVLVGNYLIKAAELRAIYKQKEDIVAAINTFKLKYNYLPGDLPDATSYFGTNPAGCPAPTASPQTNSTCNGNGNGIIDEVFTVWQQLAAANLIKGFYRGTQASNGSPAYDSTSMPAIAGSDNTWYLEHTNVDSWNGFELYQRFRNQHMMVSTRSFGYGSPQLLTPAEMFSFDKKYDDGKPASGNIQVLSDWQLDGCTNPQSKPAPNAVYDTTKLDKNCDVVFLNLGF